GTAAGCCTTCACCACGCCGTACACATCCCCCACGTGCTGCGGAGGAACGCCCAGCCCGGTGCACACACCGCCCACGGTGCAGTTCGAGGAGGTCACAAAGGGATACGTGCCTgacaggaaaacacagcagcacagccctctgTCAGCTATGGTAGGAAACAAAGACTGCTTTTTATCAGTTCAAAGAAGGTTTTCGCTTCTATGTTTGGCTTTAAAGCTAAACTGGAACAGCAGCCAAAGAGGGAGGCAAATTCTTTTTATTATGTGTCATTCATTCTTTACAACTTTCACCGAGGATTGTACGCAAGGGAGAAATTCAAAAACATCTCAATACTACCTCCATTAGGCACAGGATCTATTATATGATGCTTCTGCTGTGTAAAGCTTTTCTTTCAATGTTCTGTGtatcacagaaattatttccattacATTCATGGAGAGCCTGGTGAAAAGGTCACAGTCTGGCATTCCCAGTGCTCTGCACAAGTGGCTGTGGGTATTCGCCACAAATTGTCTAAGCCTTAAGAGGTTTCTTATGATCTCTACACAGTGACTCGGGGCTGGAGAATCTCTTCagtccttaatttttttcttcattgattTAATTAGACTTTTGGTAAGAAAGCAGAGCACAGACTGGTTGTAATGGCAAGACTTAGAAGTTGCTGCACCAGTTTAATCCTCCTCCCATGGCAGAGGAATTACTTAAATTGCACTGCAATGAGTACCTGGATTGTTTGGCAATGTGCATACACATTTAAAAGCAATCAAGACAAGAATATCTGCAGTGAAATTTCAGCTGCACTGGAATAAACTTCAgtaaaaatcaatatttaaaCCCTAAGTACTAATCCTGTTAATGATAcaatttctgttttaatgagCTTTACTTCTGGGAGATCTGTTCCTATTAAGGAAAGACTATTTTGTTTCTCTATTTTCCTGCTGTTTGCAAAGTCAATATAAAcacaaatcaaaataaaaactgaTCTCTTAGGAGTTAAGCTGAATTTAGAATGTAACTTACCAAAGTCAATATCAAGTAATGCTGCATTGGCTCCTTCAACAAGGATCTTCTTTGGGGAGCCATGAAGAGCTTCATACATAAAATACACACCATCTCGAACCATGGGTCTTATTTTTTCGGCATATCCCTGCAAATTGAGTACAAATGTCAGCTTCCCCAGACAATAACTGGAAGCAGGGAACACTGTGCTCACTTTTGAAAGACAAAACAGAGAAGTCTATGCTTCCAGCCTCAATAtctgtgttttcctgaaagATACAACCATTAGTTTATACTCCTTTCAGTCTACTGGACCACTCATATAAGAAAACATGACGACTTACGGCATTGGAATGCCATAATTTCTGTGTCATTTCTGTTCACAGAGATGTGGTATACCTACTGAATTTTGTTGCTATAGTCTTTAGATAGTGTGTCTATAGTCTAGCCACACTGAGAATGGGACTTAGAACTAGTCCAAGcaccaaaagaaaaacatatcaGTCCTtatgaacattaaaaaatatcctCAGGGTGTCAGCTCTAAAAAAGTATAAGAAAAAACTTGGGAAAGGTAAGAGATATTTTTAACATCTGCTTTTCCTACATATACCTGAAAGCTGTTTTACCAATGGCTCTTCTGGATTTATttgtaaaaagacaaaaaaaaaaaaaaacaggatcTTGAAATATGCTTCCACAAACAATTTTTCAGTAAGCAAGGAAGTCCCACTGACACACTGGACTAATTGAAGTCATCAGCCTACATTCTCTTGACTACTTTGACACAACAATCATTTTAAACAACAttcaaaaaagtaaaatattataGGAGAATTAAATCCTCCACAGAGTTTACATTAATGCCTACAGCAAGAGAGAACATTCTACTACAAAGCATAGCTACTGTTTGTTAAAAGCTTTCATAATAATGAACATATGCATTTTTCATCTAAATTAGCTCAGTAAGTTGTATGTCTGGTACACAtcatttttttatcttttaaaattaaaataaatatttcaagtgACAAATCCTTACCTTTAGCTTTTTCAATTGTCCTTCTGTATCAATTTCCAGTGTGGGAAACATTGACTTGTACTGTTGCGCCAGGTTTTTAAATCTGTAAAGAATTGAAATTTCATCTATGAGGAACATAGTCATAGAATCACAGTCCCTTTGGCAAGAACTCAGTTTATATTATGCACAGTATATACTGAAAGCTATAGGGAGAAAATACTCAGGACTCTGACCCCTCAACCAGTGCATTTCCCAATGTTCAAAACTTGATTTTAAATGATGAAGAACCCTGTGAAGTATAggaaatacacacacatacacattctttccagtttttttctccttctagACAATTTTTATACAAAAATCAGACACATATTTAAAAACATCTCCTTAAAAGCAAATATGTCAGGGAAAACGTATCACTCTTTAACACAAtatttataaatgaaaatagTTGTACCTTGAAGAAAATTCATCAAAGTCAGAGAGGAGGTCACAAATCCGAAGGCCTGTTCGTGCAGCTTTGGAAGAATATGTTGGTCCAATCCCTTTTTTTGTTGTGCCAATACTAAGTAAAAAGAAACACCCCCCTTAGTATGTATAAATACATGCAAAAATACACTTTATGCCAAATAATTTTGTCAAAGCTCTTCAGTATATCATATACCGGGCAGAATGTCTGagacataaaaatatattaatgtcctataataataaatacattGCACCTTTCAGGCTTTGCATAAGTATTGCAAATATTTGTGGTATTCAGTAAAGCATGACGCCTTGAGTCTGGCTGACAGTTTGTTCACTAACATAAGTAGGAACAGAACAAAAGCACAGAATTATTAACATCAACAAGGCTCTTCAGAGACACGCAgcatttctgttttccaaaatTACACTGATTTTCCAAATTTGCGTAACTATTAATGAAACAAGGGtgttgaaaatatttactttttgcCTTCTTGTGCTTGACGTTGCACTTCCTGGAGCCCATCTACTGCCTGGTGAAAGTCAAACACTGCAGTGGAAAATCAAATGGATATAGTGAgagaacaaaggagaaaaatattctttaaatcACAGACATTCATAATTTCAAGACAAAGTGCCTCTGCTGTCATTGACGTTGCGCAGGCCTCCCCAAGTGAAAACAGAGGGAGTATTCCTTAAACATTGTGAAAACATGTAAAACATCACTCTTCAGTGGACACAGATTCCATTATCATACTTCAGACTACACAACAGAATTAAAAGCTGTGTTAGATCAAATACATAGCTGCTCtgtgaaataataatttaatttagcCTCATGAGCTAAGCAATCATTTGTGAGGGTTCTTTCCCCTTCACTCTTCACTTACCTATATGTGCTCTATCTGATATAATCAGTCTTTTCTCCCAATCTTTCAAACCTGtcaaaatatgaagaaaagtAGGATTTCAGCTGTGCTGATTGGTTGAGCTTTGACATTGGCTttcacattttctgtctttttgttAGTTTATATGGCTTCTTGTTAAGATAACTGTAGACAAAATGGATAAACCACAAGACAATATCAAATAGCAACAATGTTTCTGTTCAGaaacttttctcatttttgaCTTATCAGCTTTCGCATTTTGATGTGGACAAAGATACTTCTTAAATGCCAGATTGCTGTGGCTTACACAAACgtctttaaataaatattattgttTAACTTGCTACACAATATATCACTTAATCTCCATTTGTgcctcagaaaacagaaaatttctATATGGAAACATAGAACAATCTAAGAAGTAGAGGATTTTGGAAGGTCATAAGGTCTAAAGCTTTAATCAAGGCAGAACCAACTAAGTTTATATTTGGGCACAGAAACTTTGGGTTAAGTCATCCCTATTTGAGGTCACAGGAAGCTTAGCACACACtttagcatttattttcattcgAATGTGGCATCAAATGCCATAAAACTCCATGAAACCCATGAAAAGActgcttttgaaaatatgaCTAAAGACTACTGCACATTTCAACATTTTAAATACTGTTTCCTCATTTAAAATCCAGAATGTTATTACTGCACTGAATACTTATGGTCAGAAAACAGCTTACAAAAACCCTCAACCTGGCTGCCTATATAAAGGTAGGTTAAAAATTACTTGATACAAAcctttcttttcattcttttcagcTTCTTCAAACAGGCCTGGTAAATGTATAACCACTCCATTACCTTTGGGAACAtaaatgatttattttaaagcaaggAATAAACCACTTATTTTTAGGATATAAGACCTGTAAACACTTGCTgtctaaaattttatttaagaaGTAAAACTAGAGTTCACACAAAGTGATCTTGAGGATTTTTTGGATAAATCCTGATTTGGTGtaagcagctgctgggctgctaAACTCAGGAAAGCCAGAGCTGGCTTGTTTCAGGCGTGAACGCCAGGCTGCTGCACAGCCAGCTGAGGTAAGCGGATTCTTGTCTTTGTTCGTGGTGGACTTTGCCCTGCAACTTCAACCTCAATTGTTCACAGGGAAAAGCTCAAAGAAGTCCCTGGCCTTACTACAATGACAAGACTGTGTATATAATATTTAAATCTCCTTCAATATTCAGGTCTTTGTTTTAAACTCAGCCCAAACTAGCGCTGTGATACATTAGCAATGCCTTCCCCCTGCTTTTGAGCTACAAAATAGAACCCACGAGCAATAAAGAGCAGTGCTGGCGAGACATGGAGGATTAGTGATGCAGTGGGCTGGAaacagctgctgcctccttcTTGGGAATGTCAGAAATATATGCAAGAGCCTGTCTCAGCCTAAATTTAGCATAACTCAAGTTATAGTCATTACTAATTGACAAGGGAGTAAATAGGAAAGTAAGACAACACACCATATTTAGCtgagagaaaaaatatgtttaatagATTCTAGTTAtccatttggaaattattaAATGGAACAAAACTGAAACTCTATAACTCACTAGAAATTACACTCATATCTTGAACAGTCGGTACATAATTTCTCTCAGAAAGAATCAAAATTTTGGACAAGAGGCTTAAATTTGCCTACCATTTAAATATGAATTTAATGTCCAGTGAATGCTACAAATCTTTTTATGATGCCATCTGCACCAAGTATCTTTATAGCAAAATACAACATCACCCTAAACAGCTGGTGATATGAACAAAAAGGGGACTGGATGATGGCCTCCTAAGTAGAACCCTGCATTTTGGGGCCTATTTCTGGAAGTCAGTAAAGAACTGTGAgagataatttttattatttatttagctAAGTCTTGGCACTTGTGTGCTCAAAGAATAGCACATATATTTCTGAAAGTATAAAAAGAGAGTGCAAGTAGAGGGTGGGGTCCAAATTTTACCATAAAGTATAAGAAGGAACATGATAAGATGTTCTTGCTTTCAGTTTTCTAACAGTGGAAAATTAACTGACACTGAAAGTAGAGTAACTCTTCATGTTAAAGCAGCAGTGAAACAAAAGTCAAACACCTGAAGCTAAAGCAAATCTGACCACGAgtcatgcttttttttccttgtaactGCAAAGTACAGTTCCAGCTATCCACTACACAATgtttttttataataatttataaaatgtCTTACCAATAAAAGAAATTGCCTTTGGATTAATGATGCCACTAGGAAATAGGTGAAAATCATATTCTTTCCCATCAACAACCACAGTATGGCCTGCATTATTCCCACCCTGCAAGAGAAAGAAACATGTGAAGAATAATTGTCTAAACTCTAAGCAGATGATTTGGCAATAGCATCTCTTTTTATTTATACATGCCTTTGGTCACTGCTTTCTCCACCTTACAGTTTCTTAACATGCTGTAGCATTGTAAAAAGGGCTCAGACAGGACAGTGAGGGAGTTAAAGAGTTCAGCAGGATTGTAGAATTATGAAGCAGAAGGATACCATGAAATcaaggcagggctgggccagAGCAAGAGTTAATACAGGAGTGGTGGCATAAGCTAGGCAAGAACTGAAGCTTTCTGGGAAAAGAAACTGGAATTAAATCCCACCCTTGGAGTCCTGTCTCTGACATGGCTACACAAGCCCATCCTTTTTAGGCATCTTCTGTACATGGACATTCCCTTGAGTTTAAGCCCTTTGAATGGAAGCTCTTCCCACCTGCCCAAACACAAACAGCTACTGCTTCTCTTGGTGCTCAAGACAGAGGCTCTCTGTCAGGTTGGAGGCATGTGCAGATTTTGCAGCTTCACTGAATGACCTTGTCagtcacagaatatcctgagtttgAAGGGATCCACAGGAGTCCACCTCCTGCCCTATACAAGACCACCCCAGAAAATGGTCAAGAGACGATCTTCCCAgttaccaccaccaccaccactctATGGAGTCTGCAACAACTCAGGACTTACACAACTACTACCAGAACCAAGAATAGGAGCTGGTATTTTCCTTGCTAAACTGCTTTTCCACAAACTCTTAAAGGAGAATGATGTGGCAACACAGAAATTTGGGAAGAGGTGAGCAAATCAAGTCATGAGTAGATCTGACCTGAAATATTAAGAACTAAAGGTCCAGTTTTCTCAGCAGGCTtagtgtttttttcctgctgtgtctTAATGTAAGTTTGTCTCCTACTGATAAGGTTGAAACCTGACTACTCATGCTGTGGTGCTACAGGCCTTCAGTTTTCCTAAATGATTACAAATCTTTGTGGGTTTGATATGAGAACTGGATGATTTAAACTGTCTAGAAAGAGGGCATCTACTGGAAGGGGAACTGAGACTGCCACTGATAATTTGCAGAAAATAGAGTGTTGGCTGAATGAGAAGAGATACATGAAAATGTTGAGAAAGAACATTTATAAAAATGAATACTAGAACACACTTTAATCcagaatttaatttattattcatTTACTCATTTGCCTGTTTATA
This window of the Anomalospiza imberbis isolate Cuckoo-Finch-1a 21T00152 chromosome 6, ASM3175350v1, whole genome shotgun sequence genome carries:
- the ADSS1 gene encoding adenylosuccinate synthetase isozyme 1, whose amino-acid sequence is MSGTRASNDRSGHPAAGGLKRARSEPGGNKVTVVLGAQWGDEGKGKVVDLLATESDIVCRCQGGNNAGHTVVVDGKEYDFHLFPSGIINPKAISFIGNGVVIHLPGLFEEAEKNEKKGLKDWEKRLIISDRAHIVFDFHQAVDGLQEVQRQAQEGKNIGTTKKGIGPTYSSKAARTGLRICDLLSDFDEFSSRFKNLAQQYKSMFPTLEIDTEGQLKKLKGYAEKIRPMVRDGVYFMYEALHGSPKKILVEGANAALLDIDFGTYPFVTSSNCTVGGVCTGLGVPPQHVGDVYGVVKAYTTRVGIGAFPTEQINEIGDLLQSRGHEWGVTTGRKRRCGWLDLVILKYAHMINGFTALALTKLDILDVLDEIKIGVAYKLGGKRIPYFPANQEILQKVEVEYETMPGWKTDTTGARKWEDLPPKAQNYIRCVENHVGVPVKWVGVGKSRESMIQLF